One segment of Solanum stenotomum isolate F172 chromosome 1, ASM1918654v1, whole genome shotgun sequence DNA contains the following:
- the LOC125864004 gene encoding disease resistance protein RPM1-like, giving the protein MADCAVVFLLDKLTNLLAEEAILLQGVKHDIQYIKDELERMITFLGVADAFEEGDAEVKVWVRQVRDVANDIEDVLDESMLLSYDHHYRGSCCFIAKLVFSIRNIKFHHKLVIEIQAIKSRVDNIAMGHHRYRFKYYVPEQGSNSNHAYDTANDRRGDALLLEEAELVGIENPTQQLTGWLVEDDLRLKVISVVGMGGSGKTTLVKKVYEDASVKKNFNSLAWITVSKSFKVEEVLKDMIQQLYDEVKQPAPEGLNTMSSNRLKTIAKVFLQSRTYVLVFDDVWTIQAWEAIRYALPDVNNGSRVILTTRLLDVASFCSIETNGYVYEVKPLSTEESWILFCKKAFHGYSCPSHLESISKNILKKCGGLPLAVVAVGGVLATKNRNNIREWGMLNHSLGPELDSNDKFESMRIVLLLSFNDLPYYLKPCFLYLSIYPEDHLIERNTLIYRWIMEGFVKQKEQGTVERVADGYLNELINRSLIHPVQYNDDGSMKLGRIHDLYRELILSKSRDGNFTATVDEHNKLWPEKTRRLSMHGMLGNLQVKRSVTKLRSLLTFGVADPQALSCISQVLGSSRMLRVLDLRGAPLNMIPETIFQMFHLRYLSLRNTNVKVLPRSIGRLKQLEILDLKQTYVTELPVEILKLENLSHLLVYSLVSYSYLPYNSSPGFKAFRGIGALRALQKLACIEATPGSGILREVGMLSELRRLCILKLRKEDGRTVCSSIQKLRKLESLNLKSVEEHEILDLSYMSSPPPLLQRLYLTGHIVKLPAWIQDLHSLVKIYFRWTHLTKDPLKYLQDLPNLVHLEFLVGYTGKELYFEQGKFQRLKLLNLDKLEGLKQVTIGEGAVPHLEKLVIQRCALLETVPTGIECLLNLKVLEFFDMPDEFIMTLRPDKLGADAWKVSHIREVFYTYWRDGCWMVHSLKEKENNQISDLSGAVTRTYGRRNSL; this is encoded by the coding sequence ATGGCAGACTGTGCTGTCGTTTTCTTACTTGACAAACTCACAAACTTATTAGCGGAAGAAGCAATATTGCTTCAGGGAGTCAAGCATGATATCCAGTATATCAAAGATGAGTTGGAGAGAATGATAACCTTTCTTGGTGTGGCTGATGCTTTCGAAGAGGGAGATGCTGAGGTCAAAGTCTGGGTTAGGCAAGTGAGAGATGTCGCTAATGACATTGAGGATGTTCTTGATGAGTCCATGCTCTTGTCATATGATCATCACTACCGTGGATCTTGTTGTTTCATTGCAAAATTGGTTTTCTCAATCAGAAACATCAAATTCCACCATAAACTTGTCATTGAAATCCAAGCCATCAAATCAAGAGTTGACAATATTGCAATGGGACATCATAGGTACCGTTTCAAATATTATGTCCCGGAGCAAGGTTCAAATTCTAACCATGCATACGATACTGCAAATGATCGCAGAGGTGATGCATTATTGTTAGAAGAAGCTGAGCTTGTGGGCATTGAAAATCCCACACAGCAGCTAACCGGTTGGCTCGTGGAGGATGATCTTAGACTTAAAGTGATTTCGGTGGTGGGAATGGGAGGTTCAGGAAAGACCACCCTGGTTAAGAAAGTGTATGAGGATGCATCCGTCAAGAAAAACTTCAATAGCCTTGCTTGGATAACAGTTTCCAAATCCTTCAAGGTTGAAGAAGTTTTGAAAGACATGATTCAACAGCTCTACGATGAAGTGAAGCAGCCAGCACCTGAAGGTCTAAACACCATGAGCAGTAACAGGCTTAAAACAATAGCAAAAGTATTCCTGCAATCGAGAACGTATGTGCTAGTTTTTGATGATGTCTGGACAATTCAAGCTTGGGAAGCTATCAGATATGCATTGCCTGATGTAAATAATGGAAGTCGTGTTATCCTCACAACACGTCTTTTGGATGTGGCTTCCTTTTGTAGCATAGAGACCAATGGCTATGTTTATGAGGTGAAACCCTTGTCTACTGAAGAGTCGTGGATTCTTTTCTGCAAAAAGGCATTTCATGGTTATTCATGTCCTTCACACTTGGAGAGCATTTCAAAGAACATCTTGAAAAAATGTGGTGGACTGCCGCTGGCTGTTGTGGCCGTTGGTGGGGTTTTGGCTACAAAGAACAGGAACAACATTAGGGAATGGGGAATGCTTAATCACAGCCTTGGTCCTGAACTGGATAGCAATGACAAATTTGAGAGTATGAGAATAGTTTTGTTACTCAGTTTCAATGATCTCCCCTACTATCTTAAGCCATGTTTCCTGTATTTGAGCATTTATCCCGAGGATCATCTAATTGAGCGCAATACACTGATTTACCGGTGGATAATGGAAGGATTTGTAAAACAAAAAGAGCAGGGGACAGTTGAACGCGTTGCAGACGGCTATCTCAATGAGCTCATCAACAGAAGCTTGATCCATCCAGTGCAGTACAATGATGACGGTAGCATGAAATTGGGTAGGATTCATGATTTATACCGCGAGCTTATACTTTCAAAATCAAGAGATGGTAACTTTACTGCAACAGTTGATGAGCATAATAAATTGTGGCCTGAAAAAACTCGACGGCTGTCAATGCATGGCATGTTGGGCAACCTACAAGTGAAAAGGTCAGTCACTAAACTTCGCTCTTTGCTTACATTTGGTGTAGCAGATCCACAGGCCTTGTCTTGCATAAGTCAAGTGCTCGGTAGCTCCCGGATGCTAAGAGTTTTAGATTTGAGAGGAGCTCCTCTAAATATGATCCCAGAGACGATTTTCCAAATGTTTCACTTAAGGTATCTAAGCTTGAGGAATACCAATGTGAAAGTGCTTCCAAGATCCATTGGAAGACTCAAACAGCTAGAAATATTGGATCTGAAGCAGACATATGTCACTGAGTTGCCTGTGGAGattttaaaacttgaaaatCTCAGTCACCTTTTAGTCTATAGCCTCGTATCCTATTCGTATCTTCCTTACAATTCTTCACCAGGCTTCAAGGCTTTCCGAGGAATTGGAGCTTTGAGAGCCTTGCAGAAACTTGCGTGTATTGAGGCAACCCCTGGCAGTGGCATACTTAGAGAAGTAGGGATGTTGAGTGAACTGAGACGACTTTGTATTCTGAAGTTGAGAAAAGAAGATGGGAGGACTGTGTGCTCATCAATTCAAAAGCTTCGCAAGCTTGAGTCTTTAAATCTTAAATCAGTGGAAGAGCATGAGATCCTTGATCTTTCTTACATGTCATCTCCTCCGCCTCTTCTTCAGCGCCTGTATTTGACAGGACACATTGTTAAGTTGCCTGCGTGGATTCAAGATCTTCATTCCTTGGTCAAAATTTACTTCAGGTGGACTCATTTAACAAAAGATCCACTGAAATATCTACAAGATTTGCCCAATCTTGTCCATCTTGAATTTCTTGTAGGATACACAGGAAAGGAACTCTACTTTGAGCAAGGGAAATTTCAAAGGCTTAAGCTTTTAAATTTGGACAAGTTAGAAGGACTAAAGCAGGTGACAATCGGGGAAGGTGCAGTACCTCATCTTGAGAAACTGGTTATCCAGAGGTGTGCTTTGCTTGAAACTGTGCCAACTGGAATCGAGTGCCTCCTAAATCTGAAGGTTCTTGAATTCTTTGACATGCCTGATGAATTTATCATGACATTGCGTCCAGACAAACTAGGTGCTGATGCTTGGAAAGTTTCACATATCCGTGAAGTATTCTATACATATTGGAGGGACGGTTGTTGGATGGTACATTCACTAAAGGAAAAGGAGAACAATCAGATTTCTGATCTGTCTGGAGCTGTCACTAGGACCTATGGAAGGCGAAATTCCCTCTAG